A genomic window from Pseudomonas alcaligenes includes:
- a CDS encoding pirin family protein, which translates to MSELLLIRPRAEDIAGQPILRPLPSARCRSVGPFVFFDHMLEKVYAPDSGMNIAQHPHIGLSTLTYLFDGELQHKDSLGSDQRVQPGDVSWMTAGRGVAHVERTPAQLRQRGSRLHGLQVWLALPQELEACEPGYSHHPAASLPRREAMGVAITLIAGTGFCLQSPVPVPSPTLYAELKLAAGASLLIPAEHRERALYLIEGEAQLEGEDLPLRGLAVLPEGEELLLSACGECHLALIGGEPLGPRRMYWNFVASDAQQLEQAKQRWAAGDWPQVPGEQARIELPG; encoded by the coding sequence ATGAGCGAGCTGCTGCTGATCCGCCCCAGGGCCGAGGACATCGCCGGCCAGCCGATCCTGCGCCCGCTGCCGTCGGCCAGGTGCCGCAGCGTCGGCCCCTTCGTGTTCTTCGACCATATGCTGGAAAAGGTCTATGCCCCCGACAGCGGCATGAACATCGCCCAGCACCCGCATATCGGCCTGTCCACCCTCACCTACCTGTTCGACGGCGAGCTGCAGCACAAGGACAGCCTGGGTTCCGACCAACGGGTGCAACCCGGTGACGTCAGCTGGATGACCGCCGGCCGCGGCGTCGCCCATGTCGAGCGCACGCCCGCTCAGCTGCGGCAAAGGGGTTCACGGCTGCACGGCCTGCAGGTGTGGCTGGCCCTGCCGCAGGAGCTGGAGGCGTGCGAACCGGGCTACAGCCACCACCCCGCCGCCAGCCTGCCGCGCCGCGAAGCCATGGGCGTCGCCATCACCCTGATCGCCGGCACAGGCTTCTGCCTGCAGTCGCCGGTGCCGGTGCCCTCGCCCACCCTCTACGCCGAACTGAAGCTGGCCGCCGGCGCCAGCCTGCTGATTCCCGCCGAGCACCGCGAGCGCGCGCTGTACCTGATCGAGGGCGAGGCCCAGCTGGAAGGCGAGGACCTGCCGCTGCGCGGCCTGGCCGTGCTGCCCGAGGGTGAGGAACTGCTGCTTTCCGCCTGCGGCGAATGCCACCTGGCGCTGATCGGCGGCGAGCCGCTGGGGCCGCGGCGCATGTACTGGAACTTCGTCGCCAGCGATGCGCAGCAGCTGGAACAGGCCAAGCAACGCTGGGCCGCCGGCGACTGGCCGCAGGTGCCGGGCGAACAGGCACGCATCGAGCTGCCCGGCTAG
- a CDS encoding substrate-binding periplasmic protein gives MILPRLAALLVLFSPTLAAETLTYPLHSNGVDPEAYVVELLQQALARSGGDYQLRPSPRPMPQSRAEQSLEQNDGNVQLMWSMTTRAREESLLPVRIPIYKGLIGWRIPLVRREDKNWLAQVQGLDDLRPLRFGQRADWPDTRILRSNGLQVITSQSYDSLFRMLDAGRFDLFPREVVVVWNEQAQAAREGLALEVDEHIAIHYPTAFYFFTSRARTDLAQAVERGLEAMIADGSFAALFQQHHDATLERARLDQRKVIELENPDLPPQTPFQRKELWYRPNAPQ, from the coding sequence ATGATCCTGCCCCGCCTCGCCGCCCTGCTCGTCCTGTTCTCGCCCACGCTGGCCGCCGAGACCCTGACCTATCCGCTGCACTCCAACGGCGTCGACCCCGAGGCCTATGTGGTCGAGCTGCTGCAGCAGGCCCTGGCCAGGAGCGGCGGCGACTACCAGCTGCGCCCCTCGCCCCGGCCGATGCCGCAGAGCCGCGCCGAGCAGTCGCTGGAGCAGAACGACGGCAACGTACAGCTGATGTGGAGCATGACCACCCGCGCCCGCGAGGAGAGCCTGCTGCCGGTGCGTATTCCGATCTACAAGGGCCTGATCGGCTGGCGCATCCCCCTGGTACGGCGCGAAGACAAGAACTGGCTGGCCCAGGTGCAGGGTCTGGATGATCTCAGACCGCTGCGCTTCGGCCAGCGCGCCGACTGGCCCGACACGCGCATCCTGCGCAGCAACGGCCTGCAGGTGATCACCAGCCAGAGCTACGACAGCCTGTTCCGCATGCTCGATGCCGGGCGCTTCGATCTGTTCCCGCGCGAAGTGGTGGTGGTCTGGAACGAACAGGCCCAGGCCGCCCGCGAAGGGCTGGCGCTGGAGGTCGACGAGCACATCGCCATCCACTACCCCACCGCCTTCTACTTTTTCACCTCGCGCGCCCGTACCGACCTGGCGCAGGCGGTGGAACGCGGACTGGAGGCGATGATCGCCGACGGCAGTTTTGCTGCGCTGTTCCAGCAGCACCACGACGCCACCCTGGAACGCGCCAGACTGGACCAGCGCAAGGTGATCGAGCTGGAAAACCCCGACCTGCCGCCACAGACGCCGTTCCAGCGCAAGGAGCTGTGGTACCGGCCCAATGCACCGCAATAG
- a CDS encoding HD-GYP domain-containing protein has product MIRPADTRPKLLLVDDEPTNLQVLRQILQDDYRLLFAKDGGKALELAAREAPALVLLDVMMPGMTGHEVCARLKAQPATAAIPVIFVTALADVEDEARGFEVGAVDYITKPVSPAIVRARVRTHLSLVRVDELRQTRLQIVQRLGLAAEYKDNETGLHVIRMSHYTHLLARAAGLGEVEADDLLNAAPMHDVGKIGIPDAILQKNGKLDEAEWQVMRQHAQIGAEIIGEHESGLLRMARSIALTHHEKWDGSGYPNGLAGEAIPLEGRIVAIADVFDALTSVRPYKPAWPVEEALEFLRRESGRHFDPQLVELFLGILPAILEVKERWAETE; this is encoded by the coding sequence ATGATCCGACCCGCCGATACCCGTCCCAAGCTGCTGCTGGTGGACGACGAGCCGACCAACCTGCAGGTTCTGCGGCAGATCCTGCAGGACGACTACCGCCTGCTGTTCGCCAAGGACGGTGGCAAGGCCCTGGAACTGGCCGCGCGCGAGGCGCCGGCGCTGGTCCTGCTGGACGTGATGATGCCGGGCATGACCGGCCACGAGGTCTGCGCCCGGCTCAAGGCGCAGCCGGCCACGGCTGCCATCCCGGTGATCTTCGTCACCGCCCTGGCCGATGTCGAGGACGAGGCGCGGGGCTTCGAGGTCGGCGCGGTGGACTACATCACCAAGCCGGTCAGCCCGGCCATCGTGCGCGCGCGGGTGCGTACCCACCTGTCGCTGGTGCGGGTCGACGAGCTGCGCCAGACCCGTCTGCAGATCGTCCAGCGCCTGGGCCTGGCGGCCGAGTACAAGGACAACGAGACCGGCCTGCACGTCATCCGCATGAGTCACTACACCCACCTGCTGGCCAGGGCCGCCGGCCTCGGCGAGGTGGAGGCGGACGACCTGCTGAATGCCGCGCCGATGCACGACGTCGGCAAGATCGGCATCCCCGACGCCATCCTGCAGAAGAACGGCAAGCTCGACGAGGCCGAGTGGCAGGTGATGCGCCAGCACGCGCAGATCGGCGCCGAGATCATCGGCGAGCACGAGTCCGGACTGCTACGCATGGCCCGCAGCATCGCCCTGACCCACCACGAGAAGTGGGATGGCAGCGGCTACCCCAACGGCCTGGCCGGCGAGGCCATTCCCCTGGAGGGGCGCATCGTCGCCATCGCCGATGTGTTCGATGCGCTGACCAGCGTGCGCCCCTACAAGCCGGCCTGGCCGGTAGAAGAGGCACTGGAGTTCCTCCGTCGCGAGAGTGGCCGGCACTTCGATCCGCAACTGGTCGAGCTGTTCCTCGGCATCCTGCCGGCGATCCTGGAAGTGAAGGAGCGCTGGGCGGAGACGGAGTAG
- a CDS encoding DUF3859 domain-containing protein gives MKLFSLTVLALGLSANLALAEVRVEGPIEYGVFATQFKDPQPGERVLTRANQPIEQTDQVPARLGTKFGVRYRLVGKTETEQPLTLMYFTPGLVGPDGKRQDKIELMQKLVVGAPQDVMAFEFTEHHEVVPGEWQFMVFQGDRKLVEQRFQVR, from the coding sequence ATGAAACTGTTCAGCCTGACCGTCCTGGCCCTGGGCCTTTCCGCCAACCTGGCCCTGGCCGAAGTGCGTGTCGAGGGGCCGATCGAGTACGGCGTATTCGCCACCCAGTTCAAGGATCCGCAGCCGGGCGAGCGCGTGCTGACCCGTGCCAACCAGCCGATCGAGCAGACCGACCAGGTGCCGGCGCGGCTGGGCACCAAGTTCGGCGTGCGCTACCGCCTGGTCGGCAAGACCGAGACGGAGCAGCCGCTGACCCTGATGTACTTCACCCCCGGCCTGGTGGGCCCGGACGGCAAGCGCCAGGACAAGATCGAGCTGATGCAGAAGCTGGTGGTCGGCGCGCCGCAGGACGTGATGGCCTTCGAGTTCACCGAACACCACGAGGTGGTGCCGGGCGAGTGGCAGTTCATGGTGTTTCAGGGCGACCGCAAGCTGGTCGAGCAGCGCTTCCAGGTGCGCTGA
- a CDS encoding PAS domain S-box protein: MSYLTSLFLLDADPSLLLFGSYDPWLVLLSVLIAAFTSAMALQVAGMARISQSPAVRQVAIITGSLALGGGVWAMHFIGMLAFQLCVRVEYAPGLTLLSMLPSLGASWVALQLLARRQVTAAQLVGSGVLVGAGIGAMHYSGMAAMQMAPLLRYDPWWFALSIGVAVVLAILALWVRFGLRGRGLGIWAVVLGGLVMGLAISGMHYTGMAAARFVGVAEGAGASEHSLYLALAVALITVSLAIFVAAANGLLRYRQLVGQLRDNEMRLRATLNTAVDGIITIDERGLIRDINPSVEQLFGWRADELVGRNISMLMPEPHHSAHDGYLEHYRRTGEARIIGVGREVEGRRKDGSLLPMRLAIGKASLPGQTLYVGFISDISERKAMERALREREQQYRSLIGNLPGVAFRCLLDRDWSMLFISDAVERLSGWPAREFIERRCSFNALIHPDDRERVSQLVHAAIAAGRSYEVEYRLLRRDGREVWVWEGGGAVADEEGAPHWIDGVMLDITESKLRNAEFEGTVAAIGRGLAMAEFDLQGHVLNANQNYLELMGYSLEEIRGQHHRIFCEQAFVDSGAYDEFWARLARGELDSGEYLRLAKGGREVWIQASYNPIFDADGKPFKVVKFATDLSQRREMEEALRDAKERAEQAAEAKTTFLANMSHEIRTPMNAIIGFTELLLGTRLDDLQRRHLGTVRQAARSLLGLLNDILDTAKLERGAVELESLDFSLPELCRQVCDALRLSAEAKGLSLSLDYQAGLGEHFRGDPLRIQQVLTNLVGNAVKFTESGWVRLEVSGAPGKVLLAVRDSGIGIAADRLQHIFDPFAQADASMSRRFGGTGLGTTIARQLTELMGGRITVESRLGEGSLFRVELPLPAGQASAAAPRAASLGLPPLRILAADDVPQNLELLSLSLGQLGHRVVTAGDGEEALAAFRTGGFDLLLMDVQMPRLDGLEATRRIRQEEARQGLAPTPIIALTASVLEQDRLAAREAGMDGFASKPLEMDQLLAEMARVIGLAPVPSVPPSAAAEAAPDIAIDWPRGLQLWGSQAAMVAAIRRFLDEHRASCVDIERLLQDAEPQAAIELVHRLRGAAANLALLRVSRLAGQLEHALKGKVAASAGGLLLALQAALGELPGELPQEQALPVDEAAPLPALAELAPLIEQARAALGHGELAEQALQRLIAALPTAQARGLEQAIDDFDFERADALLAELLGWLELQSGEAP, from the coding sequence ATGTCGTACCTGACCAGCCTGTTCCTGCTCGACGCCGACCCCAGCCTGCTGCTGTTCGGCAGCTACGACCCCTGGCTGGTGCTGCTCTCGGTGCTGATCGCCGCCTTCACCTCGGCCATGGCCCTGCAGGTGGCGGGCATGGCCCGGATCAGCCAGAGCCCGGCAGTGCGCCAGGTGGCCATCATCACCGGCTCGCTGGCCCTGGGCGGCGGCGTCTGGGCCATGCACTTCATCGGCATGCTGGCCTTCCAGCTGTGCGTGCGGGTGGAGTACGCACCGGGGCTGACCCTGCTGTCCATGCTGCCCAGCCTGGGCGCCTCCTGGGTCGCCCTGCAGCTGCTGGCGCGGCGCCAGGTCACGGCCGCGCAGCTGGTCGGCAGCGGCGTACTGGTGGGCGCCGGCATCGGTGCCATGCACTACAGCGGCATGGCGGCCATGCAGATGGCGCCGCTGTTGCGCTACGACCCCTGGTGGTTCGCCCTGTCGATCGGGGTGGCGGTGGTGCTGGCGATCCTCGCCCTGTGGGTACGCTTCGGCCTGCGCGGTCGCGGCCTGGGCATCTGGGCGGTGGTCCTCGGTGGCCTGGTGATGGGCCTGGCGATCAGCGGCATGCACTACACCGGCATGGCCGCGGCGCGCTTCGTCGGTGTGGCCGAAGGCGCCGGCGCCAGCGAGCACAGCCTGTACCTAGCCCTGGCGGTGGCGCTGATCACCGTTTCGCTGGCCATCTTCGTCGCCGCCGCCAACGGCCTGTTGCGCTATCGCCAGCTGGTCGGCCAGCTGCGCGACAACGAAATGCGCCTGCGCGCCACTCTGAACACGGCGGTGGACGGCATCATCACCATCGATGAGCGCGGCCTTATCCGCGACATCAACCCCTCGGTCGAGCAGCTGTTCGGCTGGCGCGCCGATGAGCTGGTCGGGCGCAACATCAGCATGCTGATGCCCGAGCCGCACCATTCCGCCCATGACGGTTACCTGGAGCACTACCGGCGCACCGGCGAGGCCCGCATCATCGGCGTCGGCCGCGAGGTGGAGGGGCGGCGCAAGGACGGCAGCCTGCTGCCGATGCGCCTGGCCATCGGCAAGGCCAGCCTGCCGGGGCAGACCCTGTACGTCGGCTTCATCAGCGACATCAGCGAGCGCAAGGCGATGGAGCGCGCCCTGCGCGAGCGCGAACAGCAGTACCGCTCGCTGATCGGCAATCTCCCGGGGGTGGCCTTCCGCTGCCTGCTGGACCGGGACTGGAGCATGCTGTTCATCAGCGATGCGGTGGAGCGCCTGAGCGGCTGGCCGGCGCGGGAGTTCATCGAGCGGCGCTGCAGCTTCAACGCGCTGATCCATCCGGACGACCGCGAGCGGGTCAGCCAGCTGGTGCACGCGGCGATCGCCGCCGGGCGCAGCTACGAGGTCGAGTACCGCCTGCTGCGCCGCGACGGCCGCGAGGTCTGGGTGTGGGAGGGCGGTGGTGCGGTGGCCGACGAGGAGGGGGCGCCACACTGGATCGACGGGGTGATGCTGGACATCACCGAGAGCAAGCTGCGCAACGCCGAGTTCGAGGGCACGGTGGCCGCCATCGGGCGCGGCCTGGCGATGGCCGAGTTCGACCTGCAGGGGCACGTGCTCAACGCCAACCAGAATTACCTCGAGCTGATGGGCTACAGCCTGGAGGAGATCCGCGGCCAGCACCACCGCATCTTCTGCGAGCAGGCCTTCGTCGACAGTGGCGCCTACGACGAGTTCTGGGCGCGCCTGGCGCGCGGCGAACTGGACAGCGGCGAGTACCTGCGGCTGGCCAAGGGCGGGCGCGAGGTGTGGATCCAGGCCTCCTACAACCCGATCTTCGATGCCGACGGCAAGCCGTTCAAGGTGGTCAAGTTCGCCACCGACCTCAGCCAGCGCCGCGAGATGGAGGAGGCCCTGCGCGACGCCAAGGAGCGCGCCGAGCAGGCGGCCGAGGCCAAGACCACCTTCCTCGCCAACATGAGCCACGAGATCCGCACGCCGATGAACGCCATCATCGGTTTCACCGAGCTGCTGCTCGGCACCCGCCTCGACGACCTGCAGCGCCGCCACCTGGGCACCGTGCGCCAGGCCGCGCGCTCGCTGCTCGGCCTGCTCAACGATATCCTCGACACCGCCAAGCTGGAGCGTGGCGCGGTGGAGCTGGAGAGCCTCGACTTCTCCCTGCCCGAGCTGTGCCGCCAGGTCTGCGACGCCCTGCGCCTGAGCGCCGAGGCCAAGGGGCTGAGCCTCAGCCTGGACTACCAGGCCGGCCTCGGCGAGCACTTCCGCGGCGACCCGCTGCGCATCCAGCAGGTGCTGACCAACCTGGTGGGCAACGCGGTGAAGTTCACCGAAAGCGGCTGGGTGCGCCTGGAGGTCAGCGGCGCGCCGGGCAAGGTCCTGCTCGCCGTGCGCGACAGCGGCATCGGCATCGCCGCGGACCGCCTGCAGCACATCTTCGACCCCTTCGCCCAGGCCGATGCCTCGATGAGCCGGCGCTTCGGCGGTACCGGCCTGGGTACCACCATCGCCCGCCAGCTGACCGAGCTGATGGGCGGGCGCATCACCGTGGAGAGCCGCCTGGGCGAAGGCAGCCTGTTCCGTGTCGAGCTGCCGCTGCCGGCCGGTCAGGCCAGCGCGGCCGCGCCACGGGCCGCCAGCCTCGGCCTGCCGCCGCTGCGCATCCTGGCCGCCGACGATGTGCCGCAGAACCTCGAACTGCTCAGCCTGAGCCTCGGCCAGCTCGGCCACCGGGTGGTGACCGCGGGCGATGGCGAGGAGGCGCTGGCGGCCTTCCGCACCGGTGGCTTCGACCTGCTGCTGATGGACGTGCAGATGCCGCGCCTGGACGGCCTGGAGGCGACCCGGCGGATTCGCCAGGAAGAGGCACGGCAGGGTCTGGCGCCGACGCCGATCATTGCCCTGACCGCCAGCGTGTTGGAGCAGGACCGTCTCGCCGCGCGCGAGGCCGGCATGGACGGTTTCGCCTCCAAGCCGCTGGAGATGGACCAGCTGCTGGCCGAGATGGCCCGCGTCATCGGCCTGGCGCCGGTGCCGTCGGTGCCGCCGTCGGCCGCCGCCGAGGCCGCGCCGGACATCGCCATTGACTGGCCGCGCGGCCTGCAGCTGTGGGGCAGCCAGGCGGCCATGGTCGCCGCCATCCGCCGCTTCCTCGACGAGCATCGCGCCAGCTGCGTGGACATCGAGCGCCTGCTGCAGGATGCCGAGCCGCAGGCCGCCATCGAGCTGGTGCACCGCCTGCGCGGCGCCGCCGCCAACCTCGCGCTGCTGCGCGTCAGCCGCCTGGCCGGGCAGCTGGAACATGCGCTCAAGGGCAAGGTGGCCGCCTCGGCCGGCGGGCTGCTGCTGGCCCTGCAGGCCGCCCTCGGCGAGTTGCCGGGCGAGTTGCCGCAGGAGCAGGCGCTGCCTGTGGACGAAGCGGCACCGTTACCGGCACTGGCCGAGCTGGCGCCGCTGATCGAGCAGGCACGCGCCGCCCTGGGCCACGGCGAACTGGCCGAGCAGGCCCTGCAACGGCTGATCGCCGCGCTGCCGACCGCCCAGGCCAGGGGCCTGGAGCAGGCGATCGACGATTTCGACTTCGAGCGCGCCGACGCGCTGCTGGCCGAGCTGCTCGGCTGGCTGGAACTGCAGTCCGGAGAGGCCCCATGA
- a CDS encoding amidohydrolase family protein, with product MFVHRLLLGGLLALCALQASARDYRFSDAHLHYVDFFQESEGMAPLLRAMDAGRVEHALITGIPVAKKWHEDEPKRPRYYAGDDAGAYWYSATDVLVAAAVKRLPAEQRRRLHPFLSGFNPTDKNADAHIRRMLELDPGFWQGIGEVFTRHDDLTALTYGDTPRANNEAMTRVYHLAVEYDLPVLLHSNITSKRERNPLYLAELEEPLRNHPHVRFIWAHAGTSLEIHRHQERLEFLLPTLERLLAQYPNLYIDLSWSVLRPYLLDTEGRADPAWLQLVRRYPTRFMLGSDVVGRFDGLGDYFAEFRPFLDALPEDVARRVARDNFLAVLPRQRRAELAD from the coding sequence TTGTTCGTTCATCGACTGCTGCTCGGCGGCCTGCTCGCGCTCTGCGCGCTGCAGGCCAGCGCCCGCGACTACCGCTTCAGCGACGCCCACCTGCATTACGTCGACTTCTTCCAGGAGAGCGAGGGCATGGCCCCGCTGCTGCGGGCCATGGACGCCGGGCGGGTCGAGCATGCGCTGATCACCGGCATCCCGGTGGCCAAGAAATGGCACGAGGACGAGCCCAAGCGCCCGCGCTATTACGCCGGCGACGATGCCGGCGCCTACTGGTACAGCGCCACCGACGTGCTGGTGGCGGCTGCGGTGAAGCGCCTGCCGGCCGAGCAGCGCCGGCGCCTGCATCCCTTCCTCAGCGGCTTCAACCCCACCGACAAGAATGCCGACGCGCATATCCGCCGCATGCTGGAGCTGGACCCCGGCTTCTGGCAGGGCATCGGCGAAGTCTTCACCCGTCACGACGACCTCACCGCACTGACCTACGGCGACACCCCGCGGGCCAACAACGAGGCCATGACGCGGGTCTACCACCTGGCCGTCGAGTACGACCTGCCGGTGCTGTTGCACAGCAACATCACCTCCAAGCGCGAGCGCAACCCGCTGTACCTGGCGGAGCTCGAGGAGCCGCTGCGCAACCACCCGCACGTGCGCTTCATCTGGGCGCATGCCGGCACCAGCCTGGAGATCCATCGACACCAGGAGCGGCTGGAATTCCTCCTGCCGACGCTGGAGCGCCTGCTCGCCCAGTACCCCAACCTGTACATCGACCTGTCCTGGAGCGTGCTGCGACCCTATCTGCTGGATACCGAGGGGCGGGCCGACCCGGCCTGGCTGCAGCTGGTACGTCGCTACCCGACGCGCTTCATGCTGGGTTCGGACGTGGTCGGCCGCTTCGACGGCCTGGGGGACTACTTCGCCGAGTTCCGCCCCTTCCTCGATGCCCTGCCGGAGGATGTGGCGCGGCGGGTGGCGCGCGACAACTTCCTCGCCGTGCTGCCACGCCAGCGCCGGGCCGAGTTGGCTGACTGA
- the htpG gene encoding molecular chaperone HtpG encodes MSVETQKETLGFQTEVKQLLHLMIHSLYSNKEIFLRELISNASDAADKLRFEALAKPELLEGGDPLKIRLSFDKDAKTVTLEDNGIGMSREEVIAHLGTIAKSGTADFLKNLSGDQKKDSHLIGQFGVGFYSAFIVADQVEVFTRRAGAAASEGVHWSSRGEGEFEVATIDKAERGTRIVLHLKSGEEEFADGWRLRNIVKKYSDHIALPIELPKEHYGEDKDKPAEPEWETVNRASALWTRPRTEVKDEEYQEFYKHVAHDFENPLSWSHNKVEGKLEYTSLLYVPARAPFDLYHREAPKGLKLYVQRVFIMDQADQFLPLYLRFIKGVVDSNDLSLNVSREILQSGPVIDSMKSALTKRVLDMLEKLAKDKPEDYKAFWKAFGQVLKEGPAEDFANKEKIAGLLRFASTADESGEQSVALADYIGRMKEGQDKVYYLTGETHAQIKNSPHLEVFRKKGIEVLLLTDRIDEWLMSYLTEFDGKHFVDVARGDLDLGKLDSEEDKKAQEEVAKAKEGLLERLKGALGEQVKEVRVSHRLTDSPAILAIGEQDLGLQMRQILEASGQKVPESKPIFEINPGHPLIEKLDAEADEDRFADLSHILFDQAALAAGDSLKDPASYVRRLNKLLVELSA; translated from the coding sequence ATGAGTGTGGAAACTCAAAAAGAGACCCTGGGCTTCCAGACCGAGGTGAAGCAGCTGCTGCACCTGATGATCCATTCCTTGTACTCGAACAAGGAAATCTTCCTCCGTGAGCTGATCTCCAACGCCTCGGACGCCGCCGACAAGCTGCGCTTCGAGGCCCTGGCCAAGCCCGAGCTGCTCGAAGGTGGCGATCCGCTCAAGATCCGCCTGTCCTTCGACAAGGACGCCAAGACCGTCACCCTCGAGGACAACGGCATCGGCATGAGCCGCGAGGAAGTCATTGCCCACCTGGGCACCATCGCCAAGTCCGGCACCGCTGACTTCCTGAAGAACCTCTCCGGCGACCAGAAGAAGGATTCGCACCTGATCGGCCAGTTTGGCGTGGGCTTCTACTCGGCCTTCATCGTCGCCGACCAGGTCGAGGTGTTCACCCGTCGCGCCGGCGCTGCCGCCAGCGAGGGTGTGCACTGGTCGAGCCGCGGCGAGGGCGAGTTCGAAGTCGCCACGATCGACAAGGCCGAGCGTGGTACCCGCATCGTCCTGCACCTGAAGAGCGGCGAGGAAGAGTTCGCCGACGGCTGGCGCCTGCGCAACATCGTCAAGAAGTACTCCGACCACATCGCCCTGCCCATCGAGCTGCCGAAGGAACACTACGGCGAAGACAAGGACAAGCCGGCCGAGCCGGAGTGGGAAACCGTCAACCGCGCCAGCGCGCTGTGGACCCGCCCGCGCACCGAGGTCAAGGACGAGGAATACCAGGAGTTCTACAAGCACGTCGCCCACGACTTCGAGAACCCGCTGTCCTGGAGCCACAACAAGGTTGAGGGCAAGCTGGAATACACCTCGCTGCTCTACGTGCCGGCCCGCGCACCGTTCGACCTGTACCACCGCGAGGCGCCCAAGGGCCTGAAGCTCTATGTGCAGCGCGTGTTCATCATGGATCAGGCCGACCAGTTCCTGCCGCTGTACCTGCGCTTCATCAAGGGCGTGGTCGACTCCAACGACCTGTCGCTCAACGTCTCCCGCGAGATCCTGCAATCCGGCCCGGTGATCGACTCGATGAAGTCGGCGCTGACCAAGCGCGTGCTGGACATGCTGGAGAAGCTGGCCAAGGACAAGCCCGAGGACTACAAGGCCTTCTGGAAGGCCTTCGGCCAGGTGCTCAAGGAAGGCCCGGCGGAAGACTTCGCCAACAAGGAGAAGATCGCCGGACTGCTGCGCTTCGCCTCCACCGCCGACGAGAGCGGCGAGCAGAGCGTGGCCCTGGCCGACTACATCGGCCGCATGAAGGAAGGCCAGGACAAGGTCTACTACCTCACCGGCGAGACCCATGCGCAGATCAAGAACAGCCCGCACCTGGAAGTCTTCCGCAAGAAGGGCATCGAGGTGCTGCTGCTGACCGACCGCATCGACGAGTGGCTGATGAGCTACCTGACCGAGTTCGACGGCAAGCACTTCGTCGACGTCGCCCGTGGCGACCTGGACCTGGGCAAGCTCGACTCGGAAGAGGACAAGAAGGCCCAGGAAGAGGTGGCCAAGGCGAAGGAAGGGCTGCTGGAGCGCCTCAAGGGTGCGCTGGGCGAACAGGTCAAGGAAGTGCGGGTGTCGCATCGTCTGACCGACTCGCCGGCGATCCTCGCCATCGGCGAGCAGGACCTCGGCCTGCAGATGCGCCAGATCCTCGAGGCCAGCGGGCAGAAGGTGCCGGAGTCCAAGCCGATCTTCGAGATCAACCCGGGCCACCCGCTGATCGAGAAGCTGGATGCCGAGGCCGACGAGGACCGTTTCGCCGACCTCTCGCACATCCTCTTCGACCAGGCCGCCCTGGCAGCCGGCGACAGCCTGAAGGACCCGGCCAGCTACGTGCGACGCCTGAACAAGCTGCTGGTCGAGCTGTCCGCCTGA
- a CDS encoding OsmC family protein has product MIRISTESGLRHSIEIGEHLLHTDVPESFGGTASGPEPHDLFDAALGACKALTLMLYARQKGLALDSLDVRVVRDDSQERQGIYRLAVELDLHGALDEEQRQQLLRIADKCPVHKLMTSAEVQVETRLGEA; this is encoded by the coding sequence ATGATCCGTATCAGTACCGAGTCCGGCCTGCGCCACAGCATCGAGATCGGCGAGCACCTGCTGCACACCGACGTACCCGAGTCCTTCGGTGGCACGGCCTCCGGCCCCGAGCCGCACGACCTGTTCGACGCCGCCCTCGGCGCCTGCAAGGCCCTGACCCTGATGCTCTACGCCAGGCAGAAGGGCCTGGCGCTGGATAGCCTGGACGTGCGCGTGGTCCGCGACGACAGCCAGGAGCGCCAGGGCATCTACCGCCTGGCCGTGGAACTGGACCTGCACGGCGCCCTGGACGAGGAGCAGCGCCAGCAGCTGCTGCGCATCGCCGACAAGTGCCCGGTGCACAAGCTGATGACCAGCGCCGAAGTGCAGGTGGAAACCCGCCTGGGCGAGGCCTGA